One part of the Bacillus sp. FJAT-27916 genome encodes these proteins:
- a CDS encoding TVP38/TMEM64 family protein translates to MGENYTILLAFIESAGYMAPVIFVLFHVLRQLLFIPVAVVCLAGGMLFGPLLGSILSLIGLWLSSVVFYFMINQTPSLQKKLERLDEKTLKFGGRINVFQACVLRLIPFIHFQLLNFYLMGNSRRFSQYAKAVFWTNVPLAFFYTIFGHSIASFSIEMGVIILVALAGLIFFMREKKVVIKWSHFFSHSER, encoded by the coding sequence ATGGGAGAAAACTATACGATCTTACTGGCCTTCATCGAGTCAGCTGGATATATGGCTCCTGTCATTTTTGTGTTATTCCATGTGCTTCGCCAGCTCTTATTTATTCCGGTAGCCGTCGTGTGTTTGGCAGGCGGCATGCTTTTCGGCCCGCTGCTCGGGTCGATTTTATCGCTGATTGGATTATGGCTGTCATCTGTTGTGTTTTATTTTATGATCAATCAAACGCCATCCTTGCAGAAGAAGCTTGAACGCTTGGATGAGAAGACGCTGAAATTCGGGGGAAGAATCAATGTTTTTCAGGCGTGTGTGCTGCGTTTGATTCCGTTCATCCATTTTCAGCTGTTGAATTTTTATTTAATGGGCAATAGCCGCCGTTTTTCTCAATATGCAAAGGCTGTGTTTTGGACGAACGTCCCACTGGCTTTTTTCTATACGATTTTTGGCCATTCGATAGCGAGCTTTTCAATCGAGATGGGCGTCATTATTCTTGTTGCTCTCGCTGGATTGATTTTTTTCATGCGTGAGAAAAAGGTCGTCATTAAATGGAGTCATTTCTTCTCTCATTCTGAGCGTTAA
- the dnaI gene encoding primosomal protein DnaI: MKNIQDSLNKLGNRESFQKRWDEMRNLVLSNPDVRAFLREHEDELTNDMVEKSMNKLYEYATQTKTCDECPSLESCRNLIGGHTPRLFIQGKRIDVSYEPCRKKLLHEEKNRLRKLIHASHVPKEIVNATFADLYIDEYVTEARIEAIEKAKNFVDNYKKGIHNKGLYLYGEFGVGKTYLLGAIANGLSEDGISSHIVYWPEFLRELKGSFAENTFNQKIDALKEVQVLMIDDIGAETMSAWARDDVLGPILQYRMHENLPTFFTSNFNWKELEHHFSYTQRGEEERVKGKRIMERVRNLTVPVEMDGKNRRE; this comes from the coding sequence GTGAAGAATATACAGGACTCATTGAATAAGCTGGGGAATCGAGAGAGCTTCCAGAAAAGATGGGATGAAATGCGCAATCTGGTTTTGAGCAACCCGGATGTTCGCGCCTTTTTGCGTGAGCATGAGGATGAATTGACCAATGACATGGTTGAGAAGAGCATGAACAAATTGTATGAGTATGCGACTCAAACGAAGACATGTGATGAATGTCCATCGCTTGAAAGCTGCCGCAACTTAATTGGCGGACATACCCCGCGCTTATTCATCCAAGGAAAGAGAATTGATGTATCCTATGAGCCATGCCGCAAGAAACTCCTCCATGAGGAGAAGAACCGCCTGCGGAAGCTGATTCACGCGAGCCATGTGCCGAAGGAGATTGTGAATGCAACCTTCGCTGATTTATATATTGATGAGTATGTGACAGAGGCGAGAATTGAAGCAATCGAGAAGGCTAAGAATTTCGTCGATAATTATAAAAAAGGCATCCATAATAAAGGGCTCTATTTATACGGGGAATTCGGTGTCGGCAAGACGTATCTCCTCGGCGCCATTGCTAATGGCTTGTCAGAGGACGGCATCTCCTCCCATATTGTCTATTGGCCCGAGTTCCTGCGTGAGTTGAAAGGCTCCTTCGCTGAAAACACCTTCAATCAAAAGATCGATGCCCTTAAAGAGGTACAGGTCCTAATGATTGATGATATCGGAGCGGAGACCATGAGTGCGTGGGCCCGTGATGACGTGCTCGGTCCGATTCTCCAATACCGGATGCATGAGAATTTGCCGACCTTCTTTACATCAAATTTCAACTGGAAGGAGCTCGAACATCATTTCTCTTATACCCAACGAGGAGAAGAGGAGCGCGTGAAGGGGAAACGAATCATGGAACGTGTCCGGAATCTGACTGTACCAGTCGAGATGGATGGAAAGAACAGAAGAGAATAG
- a CDS encoding putative sporulation protein YtxC, whose product MYFDSREEQACWQMRLQNSRPIIQQAVCPAENDEQAFISFRLEPNQDQAVCLALIEFLFSFFSSYHLERKIREIIEERYFFQDEDEVEHIAEMAMLMWEGEVVYHGANNLPKKVRQRILGLFQDIVSEQVPFSYQSLWNFRMRSIQDDLVALVGIAIDEYKLEQDYQEFIYLIRGLLEVRRPLLEEVHLVYNDEFFFYNQHFQLISKRNLANTIDRKLMAENPMFVDSNTIAPLVSMAPRKIFIYAEDEEIRIIRTLQKIFEERIIIAHPRSFAERVREAGDTR is encoded by the coding sequence GTGTATTTTGATTCACGGGAAGAACAAGCCTGCTGGCAAATGCGCTTGCAGAATAGTCGTCCAATCATCCAACAGGCAGTCTGTCCAGCCGAGAACGATGAACAAGCGTTCATCTCCTTCCGCCTTGAACCGAATCAGGATCAGGCAGTCTGCCTTGCTTTGATAGAATTCTTATTCTCCTTTTTCTCATCTTATCATTTGGAGAGGAAAATCCGGGAAATCATTGAGGAACGCTATTTCTTCCAAGATGAGGATGAGGTGGAGCACATAGCGGAAATGGCTATGCTAATGTGGGAGGGGGAAGTTGTCTATCACGGAGCGAATAATCTTCCAAAGAAGGTAAGGCAAAGGATATTAGGCTTGTTCCAGGACATTGTCTCTGAACAAGTTCCTTTTTCCTATCAATCCTTATGGAATTTCCGAATGCGCTCCATACAGGATGATCTCGTTGCGCTCGTTGGTATTGCCATTGATGAATATAAGCTTGAACAGGATTATCAGGAGTTTATTTACCTGATTCGAGGGCTCCTTGAGGTAAGGCGTCCGCTATTAGAGGAGGTCCATCTCGTCTACAATGACGAATTCTTCTTTTATAATCAGCATTTTCAGCTCATATCCAAACGGAATCTTGCAAACACAATTGACCGTAAGCTGATGGCAGAAAATCCGATGTTCGTGGATTCCAATACGATTGCTCCTCTCGTTTCGATGGCGCCGCGGAAAATTTTTATTTATGCTGAAGATGAGGAAATTCGAATTATCCGGACGCTCCAAAAAATCTTTGAGGAACGGATTATTATTGCTCACCCTAGAAGCTTTGCTGAGCGTGTGAGGGAAGCGGGGGATACGAGATAA
- the rpmI gene encoding 50S ribosomal protein L35: MPKMKTHRGAAKRFKKTGSGKLKRSHAYTSHLFANKSTKAKRKLRKSGMVSSGDFKRIRHLLDNIK; this comes from the coding sequence ATGCCAAAAATGAAAACTCACAGAGGCGCTGCAAAGCGATTCAAAAAAACTGGTTCTGGTAAGCTTAAGCGCAGCCATGCTTACACTAGCCACTTATTCGCTAACAAATCTACTAAAGCAAAACGTAAACTACGTAAAAGTGGAATGGTTAGCTCCGGAGATTTCAAACGCATTCGTCATCTTTTAGACAATATCAAGTAA
- the speD gene encoding adenosylmethionine decarboxylase: protein MKTIGRHVISELWGCDLTKLNDMNKIEQIFVDAALRSGAEVREVAFHKFAPQGVSGVVIISESHLTIHSFPEHGYASIDVYTCGDLDPNVAANYIADALNAQKKETFEIPRGMGPVAVRRVHAM from the coding sequence ATGAAAACTATTGGTCGTCATGTCATTTCGGAATTATGGGGCTGTGATTTAACAAAGTTGAACGATATGAATAAGATCGAGCAAATTTTTGTAGATGCTGCACTTAGGTCGGGAGCTGAAGTAAGAGAGGTTGCCTTTCATAAATTCGCCCCCCAAGGAGTCAGTGGAGTCGTCATCATTTCTGAATCGCATTTAACGATTCATAGTTTTCCGGAACACGGTTATGCTAGTATTGATGTATATACTTGCGGTGACCTTGATCCGAACGTTGCAGCTAACTATATCGCTGATGCCTTGAATGCTCAAAAGAAGGAAACCTTTGAGATACCAAGAGGCATGGGGCCTGTTGCTGTAAGAAGAGTTCACGCCATGTAA
- a CDS encoding DUF1294 domain-containing protein, protein MILAGYIAVMSVVLLVMMKIDKERARRNQYRISERTLWVTALLGGAIGGVLGMQLFRHKTKHLSFRIGFPLLALVDAAALVFVLI, encoded by the coding sequence ATGATATTGGCTGGTTACATAGCTGTGATGAGTGTGGTGCTGCTTGTGATGATGAAGATTGATAAGGAACGTGCGAGACGCAATCAATACCGAATAAGCGAGAGGACCCTGTGGGTGACGGCGCTTCTTGGAGGAGCGATTGGCGGGGTGCTTGGTATGCAGCTTTTCAGGCATAAGACGAAGCATTTGTCCTTTCGAATCGGCTTTCCTCTTTTGGCTCTCGTGGATGCGGCGGCATTGGTATTTGTACTGATTTAA
- the nrdR gene encoding transcriptional regulator NrdR encodes MICPTCHHNGTRVLDSRPADEGRSIRRRRECESCGYRFTTFEKVEEIPLIVVKKDGAREEFSREKILRGLIRACEKRHVALKELEEITTEVEKELRNQGFSEVKSDHIGEMVMDRLAEVDEVAYVRFASVYRQFKDINVFIKELKELIKKED; translated from the coding sequence ATGATATGTCCAACTTGCCACCATAACGGGACAAGAGTGCTCGATTCCCGGCCTGCGGATGAAGGTCGTTCCATACGCAGAAGAAGAGAATGTGAGTCCTGCGGCTACCGGTTTACCACGTTTGAGAAGGTAGAGGAAATACCTTTGATTGTGGTGAAGAAAGACGGTGCCCGTGAAGAATTCAGTCGTGAGAAAATCCTTCGCGGATTAATCAGGGCATGTGAGAAACGCCATGTTGCCTTGAAGGAACTAGAGGAAATCACGACAGAAGTAGAGAAGGAACTGCGAAATCAGGGCTTCTCCGAGGTGAAGAGCGACCATATTGGAGAGATGGTCATGGACCGTCTTGCTGAGGTGGATGAAGTCGCCTATGTAAGGTTTGCCTCTGTTTATCGACAGTTTAAAGATATCAACGTATTTATTAAGGAATTAAAGGAATTAATAAAAAAAGAAGATTAA
- the infC gene encoding translation initiation factor IF-3, which produces MISKQDMILNEGIRAREVRLVDQNGEQLGIKSRNEALEIATRVNLDLVLVAPNAKPPVARIMDYGKFRFEQQKKEKEARKNQKTISLKEVRLSPTIDEHDFNTKLRNAIKFLEKGDKVKASIRFKGRAITHKEIGQRVLVRFAEECKEVASVETAPKMDGRSMFLILAPKNEK; this is translated from the coding sequence ATTATTAGCAAACAAGACATGATCTTAAACGAAGGCATTCGTGCCCGTGAAGTACGTCTAGTTGACCAAAACGGTGAGCAGCTCGGAATCAAATCCCGCAATGAGGCGTTAGAAATCGCTACTCGCGTGAATTTGGACCTTGTGCTTGTTGCACCGAATGCAAAGCCTCCTGTCGCCCGTATCATGGACTATGGTAAGTTCCGTTTCGAGCAACAGAAGAAGGAAAAAGAAGCTAGAAAGAATCAAAAAACAATCAGCTTAAAAGAAGTTCGTTTAAGCCCAACGATTGACGAGCATGACTTTAATACGAAGCTTCGCAATGCCATCAAGTTCCTTGAAAAAGGCGATAAGGTTAAAGCAAGCATTCGTTTTAAAGGACGGGCTATTACCCATAAAGAAATCGGACAACGCGTATTGGTTCGCTTTGCAGAAGAATGCAAAGAAGTGGCGTCTGTGGAAACAGCGCCGAAAATGGACGGACGCAGCATGTTCTTGATTTTAGCACCGAAAAACGAAAAGTAA
- the thrS gene encoding threonine--tRNA ligase: MAEKINITFPDGAVKEFDAGTTTEQIASSISSGLKKKALAGKVNGALYDLRRPILEDASVEIITPDQPEALEILRHSTAHLMAQAVKRIYKNVKFGVGPVIEGGFYYDMDLDESITPEDLPVIEKEMKKIINANLEVVRKEVSRNEAKRLFEEIGDEYKLELIDAIPEDETVTIYEQGEFFDLCRGVHVPSTGKIKEFKLLNIAGAYWRGDSDNKMLQRVYGTAFFNKADLDEHLRLLQEAKERDHRKIGKELDLFMNSQLIGQGLPLWLPKGATIRRVIERYIVDKEQKLGYDHVYTPIMGSVDLYKTSGHWDHYQENMFPIMDMDNEQLVLRPMNCPHHMMIYKNDIHSYRELPIRIAELGMMHRYEMSGALAGLQRVRGMTLNDAHVFVRPDQIKDEFKRVVNLILEVYKDFGMEDYSFRLSYRDPEDKEKYFDDDAMWERAQSMLKEAMDELGLDYYEAEGEAAFYGPKLDVQVKTALGKDETLSTVQLDFLLPERFDLTYVGEDGKQHRPVVIHRGVVSTMERFVAFLIEEYKGAFPTWLAPVQVQVIPVSPDVHLDYAKKIEADLQAAGLRVEVDLRDEKMGYKIREAQMLKIPYMLVIGDQEQENGQVNVRKYGEQKSEVMPFEDFLTIIKGELK; the protein is encoded by the coding sequence ATGGCCGAGAAAATTAACATTACATTCCCGGATGGAGCGGTAAAGGAATTTGATGCCGGGACAACAACTGAACAAATCGCTTCCTCCATCAGTTCAGGCTTAAAGAAAAAGGCACTTGCCGGCAAGGTGAACGGAGCCCTTTATGACCTGCGTAGACCAATCCTTGAAGATGCTTCTGTTGAAATCATCACACCAGATCAGCCGGAAGCACTTGAGATTCTTCGCCACAGCACAGCGCACTTAATGGCTCAAGCTGTGAAACGTATCTACAAAAACGTAAAATTCGGAGTAGGTCCGGTCATTGAAGGCGGATTCTACTATGATATGGATCTTGATGAGTCCATCACACCAGAAGACCTTCCGGTGATTGAGAAGGAAATGAAAAAAATCATCAATGCGAACCTTGAGGTTGTACGTAAAGAAGTCAGCCGTAATGAGGCGAAACGTCTCTTCGAAGAAATTGGTGATGAGTACAAGCTTGAATTGATTGATGCGATTCCTGAAGATGAAACCGTCACAATCTATGAACAGGGTGAATTCTTTGACCTATGCCGCGGAGTACACGTACCATCCACAGGCAAAATCAAGGAATTTAAATTATTGAACATCGCTGGTGCATACTGGCGCGGAGACAGCGACAATAAAATGCTTCAACGCGTATATGGTACAGCTTTCTTCAATAAAGCGGACCTTGATGAGCACCTTCGCCTCCTTCAAGAAGCGAAAGAGCGTGACCACCGTAAGATTGGGAAAGAGCTTGACCTGTTCATGAACTCCCAATTGATTGGACAAGGCCTTCCATTATGGCTTCCAAAAGGAGCGACAATCCGTCGCGTGATTGAGCGCTATATCGTGGATAAAGAGCAAAAGCTTGGATATGACCATGTATACACACCAATCATGGGAAGCGTGGATCTATACAAAACATCCGGACACTGGGACCACTACCAAGAGAACATGTTCCCTATCATGGATATGGATAATGAGCAGCTTGTCCTTCGCCCGATGAACTGCCCGCACCACATGATGATTTACAAAAATGACATCCACAGCTATCGTGAGCTTCCAATCCGTATTGCTGAGCTTGGCATGATGCACCGCTATGAAATGTCCGGTGCCCTTGCTGGACTGCAGCGTGTACGCGGGATGACATTGAATGATGCCCACGTCTTCGTTCGCCCTGATCAAATCAAGGACGAATTCAAGCGTGTCGTGAACTTAATTCTTGAGGTATACAAAGATTTCGGCATGGAGGACTACTCCTTCCGTCTTTCTTACCGCGATCCGGAAGATAAAGAAAAATACTTCGATGATGACGCAATGTGGGAAAGAGCACAATCCATGCTGAAAGAAGCCATGGATGAGCTTGGCCTTGACTATTACGAAGCAGAAGGAGAAGCAGCCTTCTACGGACCAAAACTAGACGTTCAAGTGAAAACAGCCCTTGGAAAAGACGAAACACTTTCCACTGTACAGCTTGACTTCTTGCTGCCAGAACGTTTCGACCTAACATATGTTGGCGAAGACGGCAAACAGCACCGTCCGGTTGTTATCCACCGCGGTGTCGTATCCACAATGGAACGCTTCGTTGCCTTCTTGATTGAGGAATACAAAGGAGCCTTCCCAACATGGCTCGCACCGGTACAGGTACAAGTCATCCCTGTATCTCCGGATGTACACCTTGATTACGCGAAGAAAATCGAAGCAGACCTCCAAGCAGCAGGACTGCGCGTAGAAGTGGACCTTCGCGATGAGAAAATGGGCTACAAAATCCGTGAAGCTCAAATGCTCAAGATCCCGTACATGCTCGTCATTGGTGACCAAGAACAAGAAAACGGCCAAGTCAATGTCCGCAAATACGGAGAACAAAAATCCGAAGTTATGCCTTTTGAAGACTTCCTTACAATCATCAAAGGCGAATTGAAATAA
- the rplT gene encoding 50S ribosomal protein L20: MPRVKGGTVTRKRRKKVLKLAKGYYGSKHTLYKVANQQVMKSLQYAFRDRRQKKRDFRKLWITRINAAARINGLSYSRLMHGLKLAGIEVNRKMLAELAISDAAAFAQLAETAKKELNK, from the coding sequence ATGCCACGTGTTAAAGGCGGTACAGTGACGCGCAAACGTCGTAAAAAAGTATTAAAGCTAGCTAAAGGTTATTATGGTTCAAAACATACATTATACAAAGTTGCTAATCAGCAAGTAATGAAATCCTTGCAATATGCATTCCGCGATCGTCGCCAAAAGAAACGCGACTTCCGTAAACTTTGGATCACTCGTATCAATGCAGCAGCACGCATCAACGGTCTTTCTTACAGCCGTTTAATGCACGGTTTGAAACTTGCTGGTATCGAAGTGAACCGCAAAATGCTTGCTGAGCTTGCTATCAGCGATGCAGCTGCTTTCGCTCAATTGGCAGAAACAGCTAAAAAAGAACTTAACAAGTAA
- a CDS encoding group II intron reverse transcriptase yields the protein EKGSPQGGLLSPLLSNVVLNELDQWIANQWELFPLDKPYTTREGERYAKIHTKLKEGYIVRYADDFKILCRDWKTAEKWYHAVKLFLKERLKLDISPEKSKVINLRKHESAFLGFTIRAIRKGEKRVAHTFVKAEKIQKIKDEARKRIEALRASPTTQNALRFNSFVLGLHNYFNRATHVNLAFSRLAYDIGASMYNRLKPVGKYAHPANPPPTYKKLYSLRFKTFEIAGIHLFPLANVQTKNTICFTQSLTLFTVEGRALIHKNLHKNIKQEIALLMESNIPTRSVEYMDNRISRYSMKQGKCEITGQFLQARDVHCHHYVPVHLGGNDKFNNLRILYKDVHKLIHMTDTTKMNILIKSLDITPPILEKINKYREKCELEPII from the coding sequence CGGAAAAGGGTTCACCGCAAGGTGGACTACTATCCCCGTTATTATCTAATGTGGTTTTGAATGAATTAGATCAATGGATAGCGAATCAGTGGGAACTCTTCCCTCTTGATAAGCCATATACGACACGCGAAGGTGAACGCTATGCAAAGATTCACACAAAGTTAAAAGAAGGTTATATAGTTCGCTATGCCGACGACTTTAAAATCTTATGTCGGGACTGGAAGACAGCCGAAAAATGGTATCATGCCGTTAAGCTTTTTCTGAAAGAGCGTTTAAAACTTGACATTTCACCGGAAAAATCAAAAGTAATTAATCTGCGGAAACATGAATCAGCCTTTCTTGGATTTACGATACGTGCCATTCGCAAAGGTGAAAAACGTGTGGCCCATACTTTTGTGAAAGCCGAAAAGATACAGAAAATAAAAGATGAAGCGAGGAAACGAATTGAGGCACTTCGAGCCTCACCAACGACTCAAAATGCTTTGCGATTTAATAGCTTTGTCTTAGGGCTGCATAATTACTTTAATCGAGCTACACATGTCAACTTAGCCTTCTCACGTCTTGCTTATGATATAGGTGCATCTATGTACAATCGTCTTAAACCAGTCGGGAAATACGCCCATCCAGCGAATCCGCCGCCAACCTATAAGAAGTTATACAGTTTGAGGTTCAAGACATTTGAAATTGCTGGTATTCATCTCTTCCCTCTTGCGAATGTTCAGACAAAGAACACTATTTGTTTCACACAAAGTCTGACACTATTCACAGTTGAAGGCCGAGCGCTAATTCATAAGAATTTGCATAAGAATATCAAGCAAGAAATTGCCTTGCTAATGGAGTCAAATATCCCGACACGAAGTGTCGAATATATGGACAATCGAATCAGTCGATATAGTATGAAACAAGGAAAATGTGAAATTACAGGACAATTTCTACAAGCACGGGATGTACACTGTCATCACTACGTGCCAGTACATCTCGGCGGAAATGACAAGTTCAATAACTTACGCATTCTCTACAAAGATGTACACAAACTAATCCATATGACAGATACAACTAAGATGAATATACTCATAAAAAGTTTGGATATCACGCCACCGATATTAGAGAAAATCAATAAATATCGGGAAAAGTGCGAGTTAGAACCTATCATATAA
- a CDS encoding replication initiation and membrane attachment family protein, with amino-acid sequence MMQYSWMFVNPKDRYVVLYKDKLSEMDHKVIQYLYQPLIGGLSISLYLTFLNEVTTGMMYSKQTTHRWLMDVLGMPLDDIYQCRRRLEGIGLLKTYKKAAAEGNVFIYEIMPPLTPDAFFHDDLLPIYLQQKLDSRHYERLLSMFSDKKIPDDYEDVTHSFTDVFESEFKNPKELAEPKTTTQNQFFSKDVQGYSANFIEQFDFELLFASLKSSFISRKSFTPAVMEAVATLAYLYKIGVMDMSKLILRCQNEHEEIDIDELRKSARELFLINHGEEMPAIIERVQPEYERTIFEPKTPEEHLLYTFETTSPLEFLVSLSEGALPSEKDLALVEKVMVNQKLPPGVVNVLLHYVMLRSDMKLQASYVETIASHWARKKITTVREAYDTAKSEHKKYQKWADEKQNKTAKTTNRRVNTSGRKEMIPEWMDDKKKKEPAAQTEDIAERARRLKEQIQGGTQQGGEKQ; translated from the coding sequence ATGATGCAATATTCCTGGATGTTCGTAAACCCAAAAGATCGATATGTTGTCCTGTATAAGGATAAATTGTCAGAGATGGATCATAAGGTGATTCAGTATCTGTATCAGCCGCTGATCGGCGGTCTATCTATCTCGCTGTATTTGACCTTCCTTAACGAGGTGACTACCGGGATGATGTATTCAAAGCAGACCACCCACCGATGGCTGATGGATGTACTCGGAATGCCGCTTGATGACATCTATCAATGCCGCAGAAGGCTAGAAGGAATCGGCTTGTTAAAGACCTATAAGAAGGCTGCTGCCGAAGGAAATGTCTTTATTTATGAAATCATGCCTCCGCTCACGCCGGATGCATTTTTCCACGATGATCTATTGCCAATTTATCTTCAGCAAAAGCTCGACAGCAGACATTATGAGCGGCTCTTATCGATGTTTTCTGATAAGAAGATTCCAGATGATTATGAGGATGTTACTCACTCATTTACGGATGTATTTGAATCAGAGTTCAAGAATCCGAAGGAATTGGCTGAGCCGAAAACAACGACCCAAAATCAGTTCTTCTCTAAAGATGTGCAGGGATACAGCGCTAATTTCATCGAGCAATTTGACTTTGAATTATTATTTGCGTCCTTAAAGAGCAGCTTTATCTCGCGGAAATCCTTTACTCCAGCTGTTATGGAGGCGGTCGCGACGCTTGCCTATCTTTACAAGATAGGGGTTATGGACATGAGCAAGCTCATCCTCCGCTGTCAAAATGAGCATGAAGAGATAGATATTGACGAGCTGCGCAAAAGTGCGCGTGAGCTGTTCTTAATCAATCATGGTGAGGAAATGCCGGCTATTATTGAACGGGTGCAGCCGGAATATGAGCGCACCATCTTTGAGCCGAAAACGCCTGAGGAGCATTTACTTTATACATTTGAAACGACATCACCGCTGGAATTTCTAGTCAGCTTATCTGAAGGCGCTCTACCATCAGAGAAAGATCTGGCGCTTGTTGAAAAGGTGATGGTTAATCAAAAGCTGCCGCCAGGCGTTGTTAATGTCCTTCTCCATTATGTCATGCTTCGTTCGGATATGAAGCTTCAGGCAAGCTATGTGGAGACGATTGCCTCCCATTGGGCCCGCAAAAAGATTACGACCGTACGCGAAGCCTATGATACAGCCAAGAGTGAGCATAAGAAGTACCAAAAATGGGCCGATGAGAAGCAGAATAAAACGGCCAAAACAACGAATCGCCGCGTAAATACCTCCGGAAGGAAAGAAATGATTCCAGAATGGATGGATGACAAGAAGAAAAAGGAACCAGCCGCTCAGACGGAGGATATTGCTGAGAGGGCGCGGAGACTGAAGGAACAAATACAAGGCGGAACTCAGCAGGGAGGTGAGAAGCAGTGA
- a CDS encoding glyceraldehyde-3-phosphate dehydrogenase: protein MKARVAINGFGRIGRMVFRKAIKEDNMEIVAINASYPAETLAHLIKYDTTHGRFEGEVVPHEDHLVVDGKKVLLINNRNPEALPWKSLEIDIVIEATGKFNHRDKASLHLTAGAKRVVLTAPGTNEDVTIVMGVNEEQLDIANHFVISNASCTTNCLAPLAKVLDEQFGIDNGLMTTVHAYTNDQNNIDNPHKDLRRARACAQSIIPTTTGAAKALSLVLPQLKGKLHGTALRVPTPNVSLVDLVVDLKTPVTADDVNRALRNAAGGKLAGIMEVCEEPLVSIDFTTNPHSTIIDSLSTMVIGEQKVKVLAWYDNEWGYSCRVVDLVNHVAHLLVKEKAQVS from the coding sequence ATGAAGGCTAGAGTTGCAATCAATGGATTTGGTCGTATCGGGAGAATGGTATTCCGGAAGGCCATCAAAGAAGACAACATGGAAATTGTAGCGATCAACGCCAGCTATCCTGCGGAAACACTAGCGCATTTAATAAAGTATGATACTACTCATGGACGATTTGAGGGGGAAGTCGTTCCACATGAGGATCATTTAGTCGTGGATGGGAAGAAAGTATTGCTGATTAATAACCGAAACCCGGAAGCTTTGCCGTGGAAAAGTCTTGAAATTGATATCGTGATTGAAGCAACTGGCAAATTCAATCATCGTGATAAGGCATCTCTTCATTTAACAGCTGGGGCAAAGAGGGTAGTGCTTACAGCGCCGGGTACAAACGAAGATGTCACAATTGTCATGGGTGTCAATGAAGAGCAATTGGATATCGCCAATCATTTCGTTATCTCTAATGCCTCGTGTACAACGAATTGCCTGGCTCCGCTTGCCAAGGTGCTTGATGAGCAGTTTGGCATTGATAATGGCTTGATGACAACGGTTCATGCCTATACGAATGACCAGAATAATATCGACAATCCGCATAAAGACCTGCGGAGAGCAAGAGCTTGTGCACAAAGTATCATTCCGACTACAACAGGTGCTGCCAAGGCTTTATCACTCGTTCTGCCACAATTAAAGGGCAAGCTGCACGGGACAGCGCTCCGTGTGCCGACGCCGAATGTATCTCTTGTGGACTTGGTCGTTGACTTGAAAACACCAGTTACGGCTGATGATGTCAACCGAGCATTGAGGAATGCAGCAGGCGGAAAGCTCGCTGGGATCATGGAGGTTTGCGAGGAACCGCTCGTTTCCATTGATTTCACCACCAATCCGCATTCAACCATTATTGACAGTCTGTCAACCATGGTGATTGGCGAACAAAAGGTAAAGGTCCTTGCTTGGTATGATAATGAATGGGGCTATTCATGCAGGGTTGTAGATTTAGTGAACCATGTAGCCCATTTACTCGTAAAGGAAAAAGCACAAGTAAGCTGA